The genomic DNA TGGGCCACGTAGGCGGCGGCACGGGCTTGCAGCGCGGCGTAGTCAGGCACCAGGCCCAGGCTGTGCAGGTCCAGTTCGAGGGGGGTAGGAACGGTCAGCTCGGCGGCGTAGCGCCAGAGGGTGCGCAGGGCTTTCTCCACGCGCTGCCGGCTTTCGGAAGTGCCGTCGCCGAGGCGAATCAGCCACTCGGCGCTCCATTTGCGGTGGTAGGCCGCTTCCTTCAGCGACTTCTCCGCGATGGCTGCCAGCTGCACGTCGGGGCCGGCTTTCAGCTCTTTAAGTAATTCGTAATGAAATACATCGAACAAAAACTGCCGCACGATGGTGTGGGCAAAGTCGCCGTTGGGCTGTTCCACCAGCAGCGGATTGCGGTACTCCACGGCGCTGCGTAAGTAGGCCAGCTCGTCCTCGGTGCGGCCCTGGCCCTCCAGCTCAGCGGCGTATTGGTAGTAGCTGCGGGCCTCGCCCAGCAGGTCGAGAGCGATGTTGGCCAGGGCCAAATCCTGCTCCAGCACCGGACCGTGGCCGCACCACTCCGAGAGGCGGTGCGCCAGGATGAGGCTGGTATCGGCCAGCTGCAACACGTAGGGAAACAGCGGGTTGGCGGCCGGCGGGGGGGTAGGGATTGCGGAAGCTTCGGGCTGGGTAGGAGTCATAAGCCGCAGCATTACATGTGTTTGATGGAGTTCGGCACGTCGTAGAACGTGGGGTGCCGGTACACTTTGTCGGCCGCCGGGTCGAAGAATTCGGCCGCCTCATCGGGGTTGGAGGCGTGAATGTGCTTCGACTCCACCACCCAAATACTCACGCCCTCCAGGCGGCGCGTGTACACGTCGCGGGCGTTTTGCACGGCCATTGCCGCGTCGGCGGCGTGCAGGCTGCCCACGTGCTTGTGGTCAAGCCCCTGCTTGCTGCGGATAAAGACCTCCCACAGAGGCCATTCGGAGTTAGTCATGGTTGCTATTCAATGCACCTGTCATTGCGAGCAAAGCGAAGCAATCGCACCAGAACGAGTCGTTCGGGTATCGTTCTGGTGCGATTGCTTCGCAGGCTCGCAATGACAGGCGATTAGTATTGCCTTACGCTGCTACCGCCTCTTCGCGCGCAACGCGCTTCTTAGCGTGGGCCAGGGCGGCTTCGCGCACCCAGGCACCTTCCTCGTGGGCCTGCACGCGCGCTTGCAACCGCTCGTGGTTGCACATGCCGTTGCCTTTCACCACGTTCCAGAACTCGTCCCAGTTCACCTCGCCAAAGTCGTAGGCCTGGCGCGCCTCATTCCATTTTACTTTTTCATCGGGCACGGTGAGACCCAGAAACTCGGCCTGGGGCACCATCATATCCACAAATTTCTGGCGCAGCTCGTCGTTGGTGAAGCGCTTGATGCGCCATTTCATGCTTTGCTCGGTGTTGGGCGACGCATCGTCGGCCGGGCCAAACATCATCAGCGTGGGCCACCACCAGCGGTTAAGGGACTCCTGCGCCATTGCTTTTTGCGCCGGCGCGCCCTCGCACAAGGTCTGCATTATCTCGAAGCCCTGGCGCTGATGGAAGCTTTCCTCCTTGCACACGCGCACCATCGCCCGCGCATACGGCCCGTACGAAGTGCGGCACAGCGGCACCTGGTTCAGGATGGCCGCGCCGTCCACGAGCCAGCCCACGCAGCCCATGTCGGCCCAGCTCAGGGTAGGATAGTTGAAAATGCTGCTGTACTTGGCCTTGCCGCTGTGCAGGTCGGCCAGCATCTGGTCGCGGGTGGTGCCCAGCGTTTCGGCGGCGCTATATAAATATAGGCCGTGGCCCGCCTCATCCTGCACCTTGGCCAGCAAAATGGACTTGCGGCGCAGCGAAGGCGCGCGCGTTATCCAGTTGCCTTCGGGCAGCATGCCCACCAGCTCGGAGTGCGCGTGCTGCGAAATCTGCCGAATCAGCGTCTTGCGGTACGCGTCGGGCATCCAGTCTTTAGGCTCGATGCGCACGTCGGCATCAATGCGGGCCTGAAACTGCTCTTCGGGGGTAGGGGGTAGGGTTTCCATGACTGCACAACGAAAACTAACAACCGTTAGTTTTTCAAAGATAAGAAAAAAAACGCGCTAGGCGTGAGCTGTAAAGCGCAGTGGCAGTCCGTTCGGCGTTAGCGCAAGTCGTTCAATGCCAAACGGAGTACCGCTCCGTTTTACACCTTGGCTTCCTCGTCGCCCAGCACATCGTGCACATACAGCATCTTCACCAGCACCGTAATAATGGCGATAATGGGCGTAGCCAGCGTGAGGCCCAGCAGGCCCGTAAACGAGCCAATGATGAGCTGCCCCAGCAACACGAGCGCGGGCGGCAGCGAAATCAGCCGCTGTTGCACCACCGGCGACACGGCCGCGCTCTCCAATGTCTGCGTGCCCAGGTACAGCAGCAGCACATACAGGGCCATGTGCGGGCCACCGTTGAAGAAGGCCAGCAGCAGCGCCGGCACCATCGACACCACCGGCCCGATGTTGGGAATAAACGTGACCAGGCCGGCAAACAGCCCCAGCACTCCCGCCAGCGGCATGCCCAAAAACCGCAGGCCCACCACCGTGAGGCCGCCCACCACGGCCATCGATACCAGCCGGCCCAGCACCCATTTTACCAGCGTGTCGCTGAGCTTATCGTACACTTCGTTGGCGCGGGCGCGGCCGGCTTTGGGCACCAGCATCACTAGGCCCGCCCGGTAGGTTTTGGGCTGAATGACCAGAAACACCGCCAGGAAAAGAATCACGTAGCCATCGGCCAGAATGCTAAAAGTGGTGGAAAAAATGCCCGTGGCCCGGCCCAGCCACTCCGACGTGCCACCGGTAAGCTTGCGCAGGTCGAAATTTTCGCCGGCCAGCCATTGCCCCCAACTCGTGCCGTTCACGCGGACCTGCACGTCGTGCAGGGCCTGTGGCAGCTGCTGCCGCAAGCCACTCAGCTGCTCGCTCAGCGTAGCCGAAAATAACCAGCCCATGCCCCCGAGCAGCCCCAGCACCAGCAGCGCCAACAGCCCCAGCGCCAAGCCCGTGGGCAGGCCCGTGTGGCGGTGCAGCCACTCGGCCCCCGCGCGCAGGGGTAGGGCAATGAGCAGCGCCGCCAGCAGGCGCAAAAACACCCCAAACGCGAACCCCAACAAACCCGTGAAGGCCAGCAGCAGCAGCGTGAGGCCCACCGCGATGAGCACCCGGTGCACGTAGGTCGTTAGTGAGGGGGTAGGGGATGGTTCCATAAAGCAAGTAAAAAAACGGGATGCCAGGCACTTACCTTGGCAGTAAGCCCATACGGCTTAAACGCCTTTTTCGTCGATAAAAAGGCCGATGCGGGTGCCTAGGCATCATAATCAATCGTCACCTCCGGCGTGGTGGGCCGGGCCTGGCAGGTGAGCACGTAGCCCCTGGCTACCTCAGCTTCCGAGAGCGAATAGTTGACATCCATCGCCGCGGTGCCGCTCGTGACGCGGGCCAGGCAGGTGCTGCACATGCCGTTTTTGCACGAGTACGGCGCGTCGAGGCCGGCGGCCAGGGCCGCGTCAAGCACCGTATCGCCGTAATAAGACATGGCCAGGGGGTAGGCGCGGCCGTCGAGGCGCAGCGTCACCTGGCTCCGCTGGTCATCTTCGCCCGCCGGGCGGGGGGTAGGGGCCGCCTTCTGGGCCGCGCCGCTGGCCGAGGCAAACAGCTCAAAATGAATCTTCTCAGGCGCCACGCCGGCTTCGGCCAACGCCTGGCGCACGCCGTGTATCATCTCCTCGGGGCCGCAGATGAACGACTCGTCGAGCCGCCCGGCCGGAATGAGCTGGCGCAGCAGCTGCGCCGTTTTGGCGTGGTCGAGGCGGCCGTAGAACAGGTCGCTGTCGCCCTGCTCGCGGCTCAGCACGTGGTACACGCTCAGTCGATTCATAAATGTATTCTTTAGACCTTCAATCTGTTCCTTGAAAATAATGGAGTTGCGCCCCCGGTTGCCATACACCAGGTACACGTGGCTGCCCGGCTCGGTCAGCAGCACCGTGCGGGCAATGCTGAGGATGGGCGTGATGCCGCTGCCCGCCGCAAACAGCCCGTAGCGCCGCACTTGTTCCGGGTGCAGGCTCGGCGTGAAGCGACCCTGCGGCGGCAGCACGTCGAGCACATCGCCGGAGCGCAGGCCATCGGCCACGGCTAGCGTCGAGAAGCGCCCGCCCGGCACCTGCTTGATGGCCACGCGCCATTCATCATCCAAGGGGCTGCTGCACAGCGAGTAGCTGCGGCGCAATTCCTCGCCTTCGTGCTCGCGGCGCAGCGTCAGGTACTGGCCCGGCTGGTAGCGAAAAGTCTCGCGCAGCTCGGCCGGCACCTCGAAGGACAGCGACACGCAGTCGGGCGTTTCGCGGGTGATGCTCTTTATTTTTAAGGAATGGAAGCGGCTCATTTATAATTTATTGCCTAATAAAGGCTCGTTGTCATGCTGAGCCTGCCGAAGCATCTCGCGTGGGATACTAATTTCAATCGTTCAATTATGCGAGCGAGATGCTTCGGCAAGCTCAGCATGACGTTCTTTTATGGTTAGTAGTTCGGCTACCCCAGCTGCCGCCGGTCCTGCACCCGGCTCAGCTTGCCGCCTTCGCTGCGCGGCAGCTGCCCGCCGCCCAGCAAAAACACCCGCATGCTAAGGCCGATGTTATCCTTGATTTTCTTGGCAAACTGGCCTTGCAGCTCACGCAGGGCGTCGTGCTGCTGCACGTGCGCGGCCGTGAGGGGGGTAGCGGCCAGGCCCAGCGCGCGCAGCAGCGGCTCGGCCACTTCCACATGCACCGCCACCTCGTCGAGCGCGCCGCGCCGGGTAACTACTACCTGGTAGTGCGGGCTGGCGTGCGGCAGCTGGCTGATAATATCCTCAACTTGCGTAGGGAAAAAATTGACCCCGCGAATGATGAGCATATCGTCGGCCCGGCCCCGAATCGGCCCCATTTTCACGTGCGTCCGCTTCACCGAGTGCCCGTAGGTGAGGTGGGTGATGTCGCCCGTCCAGTAGCGCAGAATGGGCAAGGCTTTTTTGGTTAGCGTAGTGAAAATCAGTACGCCCGGCTGGCCTTCGGGCACCGGCTCGCCGGTGTCTTTGTCCACTATCTCGGGGTAAAAATGGTCCTCCCACACGTAGCTGCCGGTGCCGCGCTCGTCCACGTCTTCCTGCGAAATGCCGGGGCCGAGAATCTCGCTCAACCCGTAGATATTGGTGGCCGCCACGCGCAGGCCAGTCTGCACCTGCGCCCGAATGGCCTCGCTCCAGGGCTCAGCGCCCAGCACGGCCAGCTTCAGGTTGATAGCCTTGGGGCCGATGCCGCGCCGCTGTAGCTCTTCGGCCAATACCTGCGCGTAGGAGGGGGTAGCGCACAGAATTTCGGGCCGAAAATCCTGCAATAATTGTAATTGCCGGTCGGTGCTACCCCCCGATACCGGGATGACCGTCAGCCCCAGCCGCTCGGCGCCGTAGTGCAGGCCCAGGCCGCCCGTGAAGAGGCCGTAGCCGTAGGTATTCTGCATTTTCATGCCCGGCCGGCAGCCGGCGGCCACCAGCGAGCGCGCCACCACTTCGGAGAAAATGGCCAGGTCGCCGGCCGTGTAGCCCACCACCGTAGCCTTACCCGTGGTGCCGCTGGAGCAGTGCAGCCGCGCCACCTCCTGCTCAGGCACCGCAAACAAGCCAAAAGGATAGTTATCCCGAAAATCCGCCTTCTTGGTAAAGCCCAGCCGGGTCAAATCTTCCAGCCCCCGAAACGTGGCCGGGTTAATACCCGCCTCGGCAAACCGGCGCTGGTAGAACGGCACCCGCGCCGCCAGGTAGGCCACCTGCTCCTTCAGCCGGGTGTTTTGCAGGGCGCGCAGCTGGGGCAGCGGCAGGCGCTCAATGTCGGGGTTGAAGAGCATGGGTAGGACCGAAGTGGGAGGAAAATCGGCTAACGCTGCAAAACTAACAAACGTTTGTTGTTAATAGGAGCTGCGTCTTAATTAGCTTGGGCGCGTGACCAACCAAGCACGACTGCCAGGTGGCTGCCTACCCCTGCAAATACAAGTTTACCGGCACGCCGAAGTGCGCGGCAAGGCGGTTGGCGGCTTCAGTAGTTTGGTCCAGGGTTTCTACCGACGTGCGCCCAATAATGATGCCCTGCCGGGAGTGCTGCACCGAAAGTATAATGACGATTTCTTCTAATCGGCCAGTTGAGTTTTGCCAGCTTCCCCAACTCATAGCGGCGGGCATTCGACTCTGGAGAACCGAAAACTTTTTTAACGTCACGCCCACAATAGTTGGCAGCTTTTGCCAGCTACCGAAACGCCAGCCAAGCAAGTCATAATAATCTCTGACTTGCGTGAATTCAGCACTGATTTCTTTGCCAGCATACCCCCTGCTAATGAGTATCCACAGGGCTAGGCAAATCAACACGGCCTGCCAGGGAGCCATGCCAAAAGCGACTAAAATAATGGCCAGCGGGATGGTCGCGCTCAGGTATTTTAGCCGTAAACCAGTGCGAGAGAGGGGGAAATCCATGCCGCCAAAAATAGGTTACAAAGCGCCCTCTACACCTTCAGCAGCGCGGCGTCCTGGTGCCCGGCCAGCTGCTGCCACAGCAGAATCAGCACAGCCTGGGTAGTGTAGTCGATATTAATCTGCCGGCCGCGGTCGATGTTTATCTGCCGGCTCACGGTGCCAGCGGGGGTAGCGCAGGCGATGC from Hymenobacter psoromatis includes the following:
- a CDS encoding phenylacetic acid degradation protein encodes the protein MTPTQPEASAIPTPPPAANPLFPYVLQLADTSLILAHRLSEWCGHGPVLEQDLALANIALDLLGEARSYYQYAAELEGQGRTEDELAYLRSAVEYRNPLLVEQPNGDFAHTIVRQFLFDVFHYELLKELKAGPDVQLAAIAEKSLKEAAYHRKWSAEWLIRLGDGTSESRQRVEKALRTLWRYAAELTVPTPLELDLHSLGLVPDYAALQARAAAYVAHVFAEATLPVPTDAFAQPGGKLGRHSEHLGYLLAELQYMQRTYPGLTW
- the paaB gene encoding phenylacetate-CoA oxygenase subunit PaaB (with PaaBCDE catalyzes the hydroxylation of phenylacetyl-CoA; involved in phenylacetate degradation), with protein sequence MTNSEWPLWEVFIRSKQGLDHKHVGSLHAADAAMAVQNARDVYTRRLEGVSIWVVESKHIHASNPDEAAEFFDPAADKVYRHPTFYDVPNSIKHM
- the paaA gene encoding phenylacetate-CoA oxygenase subunit PaaA (with PaaBCDE catalyzes the hydroxylation of phenylacetyl-CoA), with product METLPPTPEEQFQARIDADVRIEPKDWMPDAYRKTLIRQISQHAHSELVGMLPEGNWITRAPSLRRKSILLAKVQDEAGHGLYLYSAAETLGTTRDQMLADLHSGKAKYSSIFNYPTLSWADMGCVGWLVDGAAILNQVPLCRTSYGPYARAMVRVCKEESFHQRQGFEIMQTLCEGAPAQKAMAQESLNRWWWPTLMMFGPADDASPNTEQSMKWRIKRFTNDELRQKFVDMMVPQAEFLGLTVPDEKVKWNEARQAYDFGEVNWDEFWNVVKGNGMCNHERLQARVQAHEEGAWVREAALAHAKKRVAREEAVAA
- a CDS encoding phenylacetic acid degradation protein, yielding MSRFHSLKIKSITRETPDCVSLSFEVPAELRETFRYQPGQYLTLRREHEGEELRRSYSLCSSPLDDEWRVAIKQVPGGRFSTLAVADGLRSGDVLDVLPPQGRFTPSLHPEQVRRYGLFAAGSGITPILSIARTVLLTEPGSHVYLVYGNRGRNSIIFKEQIEGLKNTFMNRLSVYHVLSREQGDSDLFYGRLDHAKTAQLLRQLIPAGRLDESFICGPEEMIHGVRQALAEAGVAPEKIHFELFASASGAAQKAAPTPRPAGEDDQRSQVTLRLDGRAYPLAMSYYGDTVLDAALAAGLDAPYSCKNGMCSTCLARVTSGTAAMDVNYSLSEAEVARGYVLTCQARPTTPEVTIDYDA
- a CDS encoding phenylacetate--CoA ligase; the encoded protein is MLFNPDIERLPLPQLRALQNTRLKEQVAYLAARVPFYQRRFAEAGINPATFRGLEDLTRLGFTKKADFRDNYPFGLFAVPEQEVARLHCSSGTTGKATVVGYTAGDLAIFSEVVARSLVAAGCRPGMKMQNTYGYGLFTGGLGLHYGAERLGLTVIPVSGGSTDRQLQLLQDFRPEILCATPSYAQVLAEELQRRGIGPKAINLKLAVLGAEPWSEAIRAQVQTGLRVAATNIYGLSEILGPGISQEDVDERGTGSYVWEDHFYPEIVDKDTGEPVPEGQPGVLIFTTLTKKALPILRYWTGDITHLTYGHSVKRTHVKMGPIRGRADDMLIIRGVNFFPTQVEDIISQLPHASPHYQVVVTRRGALDEVAVHVEVAEPLLRALGLAATPLTAAHVQQHDALRELQGQFAKKIKDNIGLSMRVFLLGGGQLPRSEGGKLSRVQDRRQLG